In Miscanthus floridulus cultivar M001 chromosome 5, ASM1932011v1, whole genome shotgun sequence, one genomic interval encodes:
- the LOC136450355 gene encoding uncharacterized protein — protein sequence MKIIEDYIIFGGSEFLKSHGASLANIIDTIVGNVNDKGLLTALPIVDLLIQIFPLEAPPFISSALQKLTFISLSQDDGQNPSRTTVRASSGAILARLLVMNTNFSAQLLSEPALLASIQQAEISVNNNLLLSLVDMWIDKHATTSTSNE from the exons atgAAAATAATTGAGGATTACATAATTTTTGGTGGATCAGAATTTTTGAAAAGCCATGGTGCAAGCCTAGCTAACATCATTGATACTATTGTTGGAAATGTCAATGACAAAGGACTTCTCACTGCGCTTCCTATTGTTGATCTTCTTATTCAG ATCTTTCCTCTGGAAGCTCCACCATTTATATCCAGTGCTCTTCAG AAACTTACCTTCATATCGTTGAGTCAAGATGATGGGCAAAACCCGTCTAGGACAACTGTTCGGGCATCCTCTGGGGCGATTCTTGCTAGGCTTCTGGTGATGAATACAAACTTTTCGGCACAACTATTATCAGAGCCTGCCCTTTTGGCAAGCATCCAACAAGCTGAGATTTCTGTGAACAATAATCTGCTTCTTTCTTTAGTTGATATGTGGATCGACAAG CatgctactacaagcacatccaatgAGTAA
- the LOC136450354 gene encoding uncharacterized protein, whose protein sequence is MDVYEMASWEELARNFLLEEEEEDEELFFVLLPAVMPFLDEEETPEHISSLPGAKKVKEILEGHENWCKEEFRMEAEIFRTIANFLRVENLLRDTCGIKIEEQLGLFMFMLSHNASTERLKKEFQHSGETVHRKIYDVFNIIPTLTQKFIRLPNLSHTHMKITCDPRFMPFFQNCIGAIDGTHVPITIGQDKASPYRNRKGTLSQNVMFACDFDLKFTFISSGWEGSASDAGVLRSALGKGFTVPAGKFYLVDGGYANTPSFLAPYRGVKYHLSEFRRRG, encoded by the exons ATGGATGTATATGAG ATGGCTTCTTGGGAAGAGCTTGCTAGGAATTTTTtgttggaagaggaagaagaagatgaggagctaTTCTTTGTTCTTCTCCCTGCTGTAATGCCCTTTCTCGACGAAGAGGAAACACCTGAGCATATCTCTTCTCTTCCTGGTGCTAAAAAGGTTAAAGAGATCCTCGAAGGACACGAGAATTGGTGCAAGGAAGAATTTAGGATGGAGGCTGAAATATTTAGAACTATAGCAAACTTTCTCAGGGTCGAGAACTTGCTGCGTGACACATGTGGTATAAAGATTGAGGAGCAACTTGGTCTTTTTATGTTCATGCTCTCTCATAATGCAAGCACAGAGAGGCTAAAGAAGGAGTTTCAACATAGTGGTGAGACGGTGCATAGGAAAATATATGATGTCTTCAATATCATTCCAACATTAACCCAAAAATTCATCAGACTTCCGAATCTAAGCCACACACACATGAAGATTACATGTGACCCTAGATTTATGCCATTCTTTCAG AACTGCATCGGCGCTATCGATGGTACGCATGTTCCAATCACAATTGGACAAGACAAGGCCAGTCCCTATAGAAATAGGAAGGGGACACTATCGCAGAATGTTATGTTTGCCTGTGACTTCGACTTGAAGTTCACTTTCATCTCATCTGGTTGGGAAGGATCCGCATCTGATGCAGGAGTGTTGCGGTCTGCTCTTGGCAAGGGATTTACTGTGCCAGCAGGCAAATTCTATCTTGTAGACGGTGGATATGCAAACACACCATCATTCCTTGCTCCCTACCGAGGAGTTAAGTATCATCTCAGTGAGTTCAGGAGACGTGGCTAG